From a region of the Chitinophaga caseinilytica genome:
- a CDS encoding ABC transporter ATP-binding protein: protein MQPVIAIRHLNKHFGKKQVLMDINLEVRPGEVIGYIGPNGAGKSTTVKILIGLLGDYEGDVSVMGHDLRENTLAVKALTGYVPENAEIYEVLTPMEYLSFTGKLYGLDEDTIAERAQRMLQAFGLLENKDQRMDTFSKGMRQKVLIISGLLHNPQIVILDEPLSGLDANAVIIVKEIITLLKKENKTIFYCSHMMDVVEKVADRIVLIDEGRIVADGTFRELQQSGTETLEQVFARLTGKQRLSEQADQFINALGQ from the coding sequence ATGCAACCAGTTATCGCCATACGGCATTTAAACAAGCATTTCGGAAAGAAACAGGTATTGATGGACATCAACCTGGAAGTTCGTCCGGGTGAAGTGATCGGCTACATCGGCCCCAACGGTGCCGGTAAATCCACCACCGTGAAAATCCTCATCGGGCTGTTGGGCGATTATGAAGGCGATGTGAGCGTGATGGGGCACGACCTGCGCGAGAACACCCTCGCCGTCAAAGCCCTCACCGGATACGTGCCCGAAAACGCGGAGATCTATGAAGTACTCACGCCCATGGAATACCTGTCGTTCACCGGCAAACTGTACGGGCTTGATGAAGATACCATCGCAGAGCGCGCCCAGCGCATGCTCCAGGCGTTCGGGCTGCTGGAGAACAAAGACCAGCGCATGGATACGTTCTCCAAAGGCATGCGCCAGAAAGTCCTCATCATTTCCGGCCTGCTCCACAATCCGCAGATCGTCATCCTCGACGAGCCGCTTTCCGGGCTGGACGCCAACGCCGTGATCATCGTGAAGGAAATCATCACCCTGCTCAAAAAAGAGAATAAAACCATTTTCTATTGCTCGCATATGATGGACGTGGTGGAGAAAGTGGCAGACCGCATCGTGCTGATAGACGAAGGCCGCATCGTGGCCGACGGCACTTTCCGGGAATTGCAGCAATCCGGCACCGAAACCCTTGAGCAGGTGTTTGCCCGGCTCACCGGCAAGCAGCGCCTCAGCGAACAGGCGGATCAGTTCATCAACGCCCTCGGCCAATAA